CATATTGTGGTCTTATGGGGCCGTGCCCGCCCCCCCCAGTCCGGGTTGTGAACCCTGGCTGGtggaggtgcagcagcagctttaacaGATTATCTGTGCGCTCGCAGCGCAGGTGCTGGATCTGCCTTCGGCAGCTGCTCCAAACCGCAGGAACCCCAAATGGAAGGAACGTTTCCTCCGTTCTTTAACTCTCTAACAGTGGCCCTTTTTCTTCCACCACGCCGGTTCACCCAGGACTCTTTGTTGTGTGCGCCGCGGCCGCCTGTTCCTCATTAGCGCAGAGATAACCGCCGTGTTCACGGCACACAGGAGGACGCCGTCTCCAGATAAACGTTTGAGGGAGCTCCGTTATATCATCATTCTTCCCACTGTGATTCCAATAAATCTTTATGGGCTTGTGATCATTTGACCTTTTCAGCTAATAGGATTTCCCGGTTTTCCAGCGCTGCTGTAAAATAATTTAATAGACGTGTATGAAATATTGACTTAACAGTAGACGGGAGAACGGTGGCCAATCGAAAGGGTCAAGTGTTCCTTCACAGAGAGGAGATGAAGCGCTCTGCTGAACTGCGATTAGCTCGAGTTGTTTGAAGAAAGAAATCGTGACTGAGGTGTCACCGGGAGGGATCACCTCTGAAATATCTGCCAGTATTTCATCTTTAGTCAGAAACAAGAATCTgggaaaacaagtaaaaaaaacttGGCGTTTTATCTGATCTCATGAAAAAGAAGCCAAACCATTTAGTCGATGTGTCGTTATTAAGGAACTTACCGAGACCATGACGATCTTTGGGTTCCCGTCGTCGCCCCTGACGAGGCTCCGTCggtacggcggcggcggcgggaccaGCGGGGGCTCGATGACGGGCTCGTCCCTCGGGATCAGCCCGTCTTCCTCGGAGAGGCCGTCGTCCATCTGAGCGGCGACGGCCGAGTGGCTGCTCAGACCGAAGAGGAGCGGCAGGGCGAAGAGGACGACGTAGACGGAGATCATGACGGTGGTCGGTCACCTCACGCCCGTCGTCCCGGCCTCTTTATATACGCAGCGCGGCGAGTCCTGCTTACAACGCTCACGTCTCAGCGGTACAAAGACTCAAACCTCCTGCAGAGATGTTTCTATCGTGAAGGTCAGCCGAAGTTTAAAGGTGACAGAAAAAGTGAACCAGTTCCagtgaaaaggaaagaaaagatcaTTGAATTGAGAGAAGGTGGCGAGATGTATTTCCTGGATTCCTGAAGGTTCTTCAGAGGGCAGTGGGGTCATGAAGACCTCTTCATCTTAAATGGACTTGGTCAGTGAGGCTGAGAGCAGATTAGACGGACGCCCGCAGAGGTCATTTTCTCTGAATTCACAATGAACCAGATAAAGACGGACACGCTGAATGGAAGACGTCCGCTGAATAAGACCCATTCATACCCGAACAGATTCACAGGAGGGATTAAGAAACCAAAAGGGTTTATCAACAGCGTCACATTTCCCGATAGGCTACTTGAATACTTCATTATTGTTGGTTAAATAATTCATTAATCTTTTTAACTCCATTAGAatgaattgaagaaaaaaaagatccaacATCAGTCAGTGATGCAGGGACTGAATGAGTAATGGTGTCTGCTTGGTGCCTTTCGTGGATTTCAGAGTGCTTTAAGTGGTTTTAATTGATGCACACATCACTTGACTCTTTATTCTGTTACGACAcatacccatccatccattcattgtCTGTCCGTCGCACATTAccataaaaaactgaaaaacataataCTTTAATAAATACCCGAACTCCTCAACATTTAGGTCTCTTTTACACGACACcatgaaaacgcatcatttcagtttcagaaaagtttcacgtttacatggcaacattttgaaagcaatgtttgtttccatggaaacagaagaaacgcAGAAAACTATTCAGCCAACATGTCGGTCCACTAGTTGGTCATGCTGTTTgctttttgaaataaaactgcgaacacatgctgcagagaacaagacactaaacattaacaatggagaacacagacgttCCTACGGACAGAGAACCAAGTTGGTAATTATGGTGAGTGTCAACTTTAAACCcatcaagtccaggagaatctggactgggagtcatgacactgtggaggagaatgttcttattgtccatctccTGAGCCTGAGTAGAACAGCTGTTtattccagcagcagcatctctgccCAGACGTTGCCCGTCGgtgttgaatgtgtgtgtttgtccggTGAAGGACCGCACACCAGTCCAGGTGGACCCTGCAGGCTGAAGCACTGCAGAAGGATGGATGATTGACACTCACACTGAGGTCGAAACGCTCCAGATCCTCACCTTATTAGCATCACAGGAGCCGGGGAGCAGGCGACGGAGAGCCGGAGCATGAATAAAAAGTTATTGAACTCAGCTGAAGTGATTTTACTTGGAGCGGTCAGCCTTTATTCTGGAAGTATTATTGTTGGAGGGCGATGGCTTCTACCGAAGAACCCAAGTCGTCCGCAGGGGCACGGCCGTTCCAGCAGGAGCGCGGCTCGAACTGGCGAGCCCGGCGCGCTGTTGTTGTAACCTTTCTCCCGCTCGGTGATAAAgcccccgccctcccccctcccgGGCCGGCGGATGGCCTCTGAGTCACGGCGAGTCCACCTGATCCTCGGCCTCCTCCGGCTGACGGGATTCAACAGGCCCTCCGCCGCGGTGGAGCGATTTATCTGGTAACTGTGAATTTCTAAGAAATCATTACCATAATTTTCTAACAAAGAACATTAGCCACCGAGCCAAATAATCTTATGAGGAACAGATGTGTTTTGGTGGGTATCCATGAACATTATTTACCAAATCTTTATGTTTCCACAACAGAGCTTGTCGAGCCTTCAGGCGATGCCAGTACACTTTGTTCCTCCGACTGGACGGCCTGCTGCTGACTTGCACTTTTTGATGGGTCTGCGAGGGTTCACAGCGGCGTGGAGATTCGATTGGGCCCGTCAACCCGCCGTGTTTTTTTCATCAGCTGCTTGCATCACCTGTCAGTCGTTTTTACAGCCCTCCACGGTCCGACGCGTcgtttcctcctcctgtatTAACGCGCTGCCTTTCATCACCGACGCTCGTCttccaatgaaaaac
The sequence above is drawn from the Salarias fasciatus chromosome 17, fSalaFa1.1, whole genome shotgun sequence genome and encodes:
- the pmch gene encoding pro-MCH, with the protein product MISVYVVLFALPLLFGLSSHSAVAAQMDDGLSEEDGLIPRDEPVIEPPLVPPPPPYRRSLVRGDDGNPKIVMVSDTRLKGHSLRGPNPGFSRTLPQRLDQSLSHTAPEYSLKIDQRDTDLDMLRCMIGRVYRPCWEA